In Lysinibacillus sp. FSL M8-0337, the following proteins share a genomic window:
- a CDS encoding Ger(x)C family spore germination protein produces MKKTILMISLIFLISILSGCWSKRELNDLALVAALGIDFIDDEYAISVQVIDPSQISSKQSSSRQAPVVTYHAKGKTVFEAIRKILALSPRKLYFAHIQLVVLGEDLAVDGIRDSIDFLARDQEIRNDFTIIVSQQAMAKDILNVLTPIEKIPAKKMLNSLTITQDAWGSTLEVDVEDLVTKLGVGNQYFVLSAIEIQGDKSLGIDQTNVERIETPVKLKFTGLAIFKEDKLIGYMDEYDSKSFNYLNDNIKSTIEIIACPSEGVLTTEITQSKTTTKGLIKNGSPTINVNIDIVQNVAEVKCDINLTDLTTIDWINRQTELSIEKNIDESLHVLQEKYNADVLGFGEAIHRADPKKWKKIKGDWHTIYPNVEVNVKVNVNTHGSGTMQNSKLKE; encoded by the coding sequence ATGAAGAAGACCATACTAATGATTTCATTAATCTTTCTAATTTCAATTCTTAGTGGTTGTTGGAGTAAACGTGAATTAAATGACTTGGCACTTGTTGCTGCTCTAGGTATAGACTTTATTGATGATGAATATGCCATTTCTGTACAAGTAATAGATCCTAGTCAAATCTCTTCAAAACAGTCGTCATCTAGACAAGCACCCGTAGTTACTTATCATGCAAAAGGAAAAACTGTCTTTGAAGCCATTCGAAAAATATTAGCCTTGTCTCCAAGAAAATTATATTTTGCGCATATACAATTAGTTGTGCTTGGAGAGGACTTAGCTGTAGACGGTATACGAGATTCTATTGATTTTCTAGCAAGAGATCAGGAGATAAGAAACGATTTTACGATTATCGTTTCGCAGCAAGCTATGGCCAAAGATATTTTAAATGTCTTAACCCCAATAGAAAAAATACCAGCAAAAAAGATGTTAAATTCGCTTACAATTACGCAAGATGCATGGGGCTCTACTTTAGAAGTCGATGTTGAAGACTTAGTAACAAAATTAGGAGTAGGAAATCAATATTTTGTTCTATCAGCTATTGAAATTCAAGGGGATAAAAGTTTAGGCATTGACCAAACAAACGTAGAAAGAATTGAAACACCTGTAAAACTTAAGTTTACTGGCCTTGCCATTTTTAAAGAAGATAAATTAATCGGTTATATGGATGAGTACGACAGTAAAAGTTTTAATTACTTAAACGATAATATAAAATCAACTATTGAAATTATTGCATGCCCTTCTGAAGGTGTGTTAACAACTGAAATTACGCAATCCAAAACAACAACAAAGGGATTAATAAAGAACGGTTCACCTACCATCAACGTTAACATCGACATTGTCCAAAATGTTGCAGAAGTGAAATGTGACATTAATTTAACAGATTTGACCACGATTGATTGGATTAATCGTCAAACCGAGTTATCTATCGAAAAGAATATTGATGAATCGCTGCATGTTCTCCAAGAAAAATATAACGCAGATGTTCTCGGTTTTGGTGAAGCGATCCATCGCGCTGACCCTAAAAAATGGAAAAAGATAAAAGGAGATTGGCATACCATTTATCCAAATGTTGAAGTAAATGTCAAGGTAAACGTCAATACACACGGTTCAGGAACGATGCAAAATTCAAAATTAAAGGAGTAA
- a CDS encoding endospore germination permease, giving the protein MKKQLISSRQFTIIVILYTAGTGVLIIPASIALEVQQDAWIVAIIGTLLSLLLIKLFIMLSNKMAELSLVKVTEKFLGKFIGKVVSIGFVLLTLLSSGELLYFIGNFLQTEVMPETPPVVFSILFCCIILFAAYQGIEVFARTLEILFPAFLLLFIIFLFFVSPQIEIKHVQPVFEVSLQPFIYSIIHFMGLFSFPLIVLLMIFPSVINNLQSGKKGFYIGTLVGGFIITVFIALSILVLGVTNTTIRTFPSYTLAQKISVGKFLQRIEIIMAFMWMVTIFVRAFMYYYASLIGISQILKLKDHRPLILPLGMISIALSQIVHANIIHSDKYNQQTWPLAIAVFSIFLPIILLLIAMFKRSKNKKKIDPAMNDGETPPNASS; this is encoded by the coding sequence ATGAAAAAACAATTGATAAGCTCCCGTCAATTCACAATCATTGTTATACTTTATACAGCAGGAACAGGAGTACTAATAATACCTGCAAGTATTGCCTTAGAAGTACAGCAAGATGCTTGGATTGTAGCAATAATCGGCACTCTATTAAGTTTACTTTTAATAAAGCTATTTATTATGTTATCAAATAAAATGGCGGAACTTTCTCTTGTAAAAGTAACTGAAAAATTTCTAGGAAAATTTATCGGCAAAGTTGTTTCTATCGGATTTGTTCTGTTAACACTTTTGTCATCCGGTGAGTTACTATATTTCATTGGTAATTTCCTACAAACAGAGGTGATGCCTGAAACACCTCCAGTTGTTTTTTCCATACTTTTTTGCTGTATTATTTTATTTGCTGCATATCAAGGGATTGAAGTATTTGCACGTACTTTAGAGATTCTATTTCCTGCCTTTTTATTGTTATTTATTATTTTTTTGTTCTTTGTTTCACCCCAAATAGAAATAAAACATGTGCAACCAGTTTTTGAAGTTTCCCTTCAACCATTTATCTATAGCATTATACATTTTATGGGGCTATTTTCTTTTCCATTAATCGTGCTATTAATGATTTTCCCTTCGGTTATCAATAACCTACAATCAGGTAAAAAAGGATTTTATATAGGCACATTAGTTGGAGGATTTATTATTACTGTCTTTATAGCTTTATCAATACTTGTATTAGGCGTTACCAATACCACTATTCGAACATTCCCTAGTTATACATTGGCACAAAAAATTTCTGTAGGAAAATTTTTGCAACGTATTGAAATTATTATGGCTTTTATGTGGATGGTCACAATATTTGTACGAGCGTTTATGTATTATTATGCTTCTTTAATTGGGATTAGCCAAATACTGAAACTAAAAGATCATCGACCATTAATTTTGCCACTTGGCATGATCTCAATAGCACTCTCTCAAATTGTTCATGCAAATATTATTCATTCCGATAAATACAACCAACAAACATGGCCACTTGCTATCGCTGTTTTTTCTATTTTTCTACCCATCATCTTGCTATTGATAGCGATGTTCAAAAGATCAAAAAATAAGAAAAAAATCGACCCAGCTATGAACGATGGTGAAACGCCTCCTAATGCATCATCATAA